One genomic region from Sparus aurata chromosome 15, fSpaAur1.1, whole genome shotgun sequence encodes:
- the LOC115596982 gene encoding protein FAM53B-like isoform X1: MVIIFLKTLEKKKGVNDVRSKSIERRLRDLHTMSRGTTLFSCGTVETDRWLDLGKSCAIQQRAPCQSGAGLESLWDVMPEPGSWHWAKEPGSATAITSLIRDLSLGDGSVGSPRCHPTSTTAHYTTTATSQAPTAPPSKRQCRSLSFSDEFSGFRSSWRPQGSRVWTTVEKRRCHSGGSVRAGVGGFSSGHFPAMQRSSSFSLPSRCSIPSEGALDLPFFNQRLPLHPQFTASPVSPTSPSSHHHHSHHHHFLRPLSLSHEQISLPELQREEASEASSPDSTPELGRRAGQRAGGTGCLSRSRSQPCVLNDKKIGMKRRRQEDAQEQRPSLDLAKMTQKLQTFQSLSCPGFSATDGCQSILPPPTSDAFSQPDFAAVPELGLEPRQEVAGDDEEEEDSSFEELDSDSACSVDSPPGSPVDILGGKCTLWKGDCGTQRDIFQLGGELDLDQIERN; encoded by the exons CGTGACCTCCACACCATGAGCAGAGGGACCACCCTCTTCTCCTGTGGAACTGTGG aGACAGATAGGTGGCTGGACCTTGGGAAAAGCTGTGCCATCCAGCAGAGAGCACCCTGCCAGTCTGGTGCCGGTCTGGAGAGCCTGTGGGATGTGATGCCAGAGCCGGGGAGCTGGCACTGGGCCAAGGAGCCGGGCAGCGCCACAGCAATCACCAGTCTGATAAGAGATCTCAGCCTTGGCGATGGCAGTGTGGGCAGCCCCCGCTGCCACCCCACATCCACCACTGCACACTACACCACTACAGCCACCAGCCAGGCTCCGACAGCGCCCCCGAGCAAACGTCAGTGTCGCTCCCTGTCGTTTTCTGATGAATTCAGCGGGTTTCGCTCATCTTGGAGGCCCCAAGGCTCCCGGGTGTGGACAACGGTGGAGAAACGGAGGTGCCACAGTGGCGGAAGTGTCCGAGCAGGAGTCGGCGGATTCTCCAGCGGCCATTTTCCCGCCATGCAGCGTAGCTCCAGCTTTAGTTTGCCGTCGCGCTGCAGCATCCCTTCAGAAGGAGCCCTCGACCTGCCATTCTTCAACCAGCGACTGCCTCTCCACCCTCAATTCACTGCttccccagtctcccctaccTCTCCTTCCTCACATCATCACCACTCCCACCATCACCACTTCCTCAGGCCCCTCTCGCTCTCCCACGAGCAGATCAGCCTGCCAGAGCTCCAGAGGGAAGAGGCATCGGAGGCCAGCTCTCCAGACTCCACGCCAGAGCTGGGGAGGAGAGCGGGCCAAAGAGCCGGGGGCACAGGGTGTCTGTCTCGGAGCCGGTCCCAGCCCTGCGTGCTAAACGACAAAAAGATTGGTATGAAGCGCAGGAGGCAAGAAGATGCCCAGGAGCAGCGGCCCTCCCTGGACCTGGCAAAGATGACTCAG AAACTACAGACCTTTCAGAGTTTGAGCTGCCCCGGCTTCTCCGCCACTGACGGCTGCCAATCAATCCTGCCCCCTCCCACCTCTGACGCCTTCAGCCAACCGGACTTCGCTGCCGTGCCCGAGCTGGGACTGGAGCCACGTCAGGAAGTGGCGGGagatgacgaggaggaggaggattcaTCCTTCGAGGAGCTGGATAGCGACTCGGCTTGTAGCGTGGACTCGCCGCCCGGGTCTCCTGTAGACATCCTGGGCGGGAAATGCACCCTCTGGAAGGGTGACTGCGGGACACAgagggacattttccagctcgGGGGAGAGCTGGATCTTGACCAGATTGAGAGAAACTGA
- the LOC115596982 gene encoding protein FAM53B-like isoform X2, whose product MRDLHTMSRGTTLFSCGTVETDRWLDLGKSCAIQQRAPCQSGAGLESLWDVMPEPGSWHWAKEPGSATAITSLIRDLSLGDGSVGSPRCHPTSTTAHYTTTATSQAPTAPPSKRQCRSLSFSDEFSGFRSSWRPQGSRVWTTVEKRRCHSGGSVRAGVGGFSSGHFPAMQRSSSFSLPSRCSIPSEGALDLPFFNQRLPLHPQFTASPVSPTSPSSHHHHSHHHHFLRPLSLSHEQISLPELQREEASEASSPDSTPELGRRAGQRAGGTGCLSRSRSQPCVLNDKKIGMKRRRQEDAQEQRPSLDLAKMTQKLQTFQSLSCPGFSATDGCQSILPPPTSDAFSQPDFAAVPELGLEPRQEVAGDDEEEEDSSFEELDSDSACSVDSPPGSPVDILGGKCTLWKGDCGTQRDIFQLGGELDLDQIERN is encoded by the exons CGTGACCTCCACACCATGAGCAGAGGGACCACCCTCTTCTCCTGTGGAACTGTGG aGACAGATAGGTGGCTGGACCTTGGGAAAAGCTGTGCCATCCAGCAGAGAGCACCCTGCCAGTCTGGTGCCGGTCTGGAGAGCCTGTGGGATGTGATGCCAGAGCCGGGGAGCTGGCACTGGGCCAAGGAGCCGGGCAGCGCCACAGCAATCACCAGTCTGATAAGAGATCTCAGCCTTGGCGATGGCAGTGTGGGCAGCCCCCGCTGCCACCCCACATCCACCACTGCACACTACACCACTACAGCCACCAGCCAGGCTCCGACAGCGCCCCCGAGCAAACGTCAGTGTCGCTCCCTGTCGTTTTCTGATGAATTCAGCGGGTTTCGCTCATCTTGGAGGCCCCAAGGCTCCCGGGTGTGGACAACGGTGGAGAAACGGAGGTGCCACAGTGGCGGAAGTGTCCGAGCAGGAGTCGGCGGATTCTCCAGCGGCCATTTTCCCGCCATGCAGCGTAGCTCCAGCTTTAGTTTGCCGTCGCGCTGCAGCATCCCTTCAGAAGGAGCCCTCGACCTGCCATTCTTCAACCAGCGACTGCCTCTCCACCCTCAATTCACTGCttccccagtctcccctaccTCTCCTTCCTCACATCATCACCACTCCCACCATCACCACTTCCTCAGGCCCCTCTCGCTCTCCCACGAGCAGATCAGCCTGCCAGAGCTCCAGAGGGAAGAGGCATCGGAGGCCAGCTCTCCAGACTCCACGCCAGAGCTGGGGAGGAGAGCGGGCCAAAGAGCCGGGGGCACAGGGTGTCTGTCTCGGAGCCGGTCCCAGCCCTGCGTGCTAAACGACAAAAAGATTGGTATGAAGCGCAGGAGGCAAGAAGATGCCCAGGAGCAGCGGCCCTCCCTGGACCTGGCAAAGATGACTCAG AAACTACAGACCTTTCAGAGTTTGAGCTGCCCCGGCTTCTCCGCCACTGACGGCTGCCAATCAATCCTGCCCCCTCCCACCTCTGACGCCTTCAGCCAACCGGACTTCGCTGCCGTGCCCGAGCTGGGACTGGAGCCACGTCAGGAAGTGGCGGGagatgacgaggaggaggaggattcaTCCTTCGAGGAGCTGGATAGCGACTCGGCTTGTAGCGTGGACTCGCCGCCCGGGTCTCCTGTAGACATCCTGGGCGGGAAATGCACCCTCTGGAAGGGTGACTGCGGGACACAgagggacattttccagctcgGGGGAGAGCTGGATCTTGACCAGATTGAGAGAAACTGA